One Pocillopora verrucosa isolate sample1 chromosome 10, ASM3666991v2, whole genome shotgun sequence genomic window carries:
- the LOC131771338 gene encoding protein SPMIP7 yields the protein MATAVNTSLPRPPFGTFRLHLSEDPIALEQRFRRQQASGKFPATFSTYDVASFQEKDEAFFRKFAEKGERRADAPRRSDTPVVDPTSGFTSVGADAEDGNYQQIDPLVNKDHRPQSAMPYGRPIVSPIPDLRSQNAPWEAKSRELERLLQQPSQFPGSKEAKEISQKVPASELLKNKEWRDAVATRSFYTSETQKLYSGVDWSSRIAPSVPPPITTVEPQPDMVSYRFNSKRYAPKSELWQQIGSRPHSWDFVQSRNGHHVQGPIDFCSPSKKTGHIPGYSGHTPGFGDRDHPRKTYTPIAVVRTSQPRYTDTARRGNIPGYSGCVLFSSHHPTHSKEPDPKATTTARIHRALKVPTKVQLSPFRHKGPMSKMVTLTRPFNPFNQV from the exons ATGGCTACGGCGGTGAATACTTCCTTACCCCGGCCGCCATTCGGCACATTTCGTCTCCATCTCTCTGAAGACCCTATCGCCTTGGAACAACGATTTAGACGCCAACAGGCATCCGGAAAATTTCCAGCAACGTTCTCCACTTACGATGTAGCTTCATTTCAAGAGAAAGACGAAGCATTTTTTCGTAAATTCGCGGAGAAGGGCGAGCGTCGCGCCGACGCACCGAGGCGAAGCGATACTCCAGTTGTCGATCCAACAAGTGGTTTCACTTCAGTCGGTGCCGACGCGGAAGATGGAAATTATCAGCAAATAGATCCTCTTGTGAACAAAGATCATAGACCACAGTCCGCCATGCCTTACGGACGACCGATTGTCTCCCCTATTCCGGACTTGAGGTCGCAGAACGCTCCATGGGAGGCGAAAAGCAGGG AATTAGAGCGGCTTCTGCAGCAACCCAGCCAATTTCCCGGATCGAAAGAAGCAAAGGAAATCTCCCAAAAG GTTCCAGCCAGTGAACTATTAAAGAACAAAGAATGGAGGGATGCAGTGGCAACAAGATCATTCTACACATCAGAAACTCAAAA GTTATACAGTGGAGTAGATTGGAGTTCAAGAATAGCTCCATCTGTCCCACCACCAATCACCACAGTTGAACCGCAGCCAGACATGGTATCATACAGATTCAATTCAAAAAGATATGCACCAAAATCAGAACTTTGGCAG CAAATTGGTAGCAGACCACACAGCTGGGATTTTGTTCAGTCACGTAATGGACACCATGTACAAGGACCCATAGATTT CTGCAGCCCAAGCAAAAAGACAGGACATATACCAGGATACAG TGGCCACACTCCTGGATTTGGTGACAGAGACCATCCAAGGAAGACGTACACACCAATTGCTGTGGTGCGTACTTCGCAACCAAGATACACAGACACCGCTAg GCGTGGCAATATTCCCGGCTACTCTGGTTGTGTGCTGTTTTCATCGCATCATCCTACGCACAGCAAAGAACCGGACCCAAAGGCTACAACCACAGCTAGAATTCACAG AGCACTCAAAGTTCCAACAAAAGTTCAGTTGTCACCGTTTAGACACAAAGGACCGATGTCCAAAATGGTGACTTTAACCCGACCCTTCAATCCATTTAACCAAGTTTAG
- the LOC131771340 gene encoding pituitary tumor-transforming gene 1 protein-interacting protein: MTSYPSQSSYDSVEIFIEERTLGPRVMMRPYNLVSCAFVLLLVCLIQISLVQLCLGTKEAEDKCLQYSNKTCKDCIEQDGCAFCEGSSKCVKFDSVKSIMNKACGSQDWKYKQCVVSGKVLIIAIPVAGFVVLVALGCCIYCCCCRKKKLRGPGKEEAKWRRQREEIEIKHKERREERKKKHDEIRKKYGLYRKDADSEDVEDGRYHRFDNAAVA, encoded by the exons ATGACGTCATACCCTTCCCAGAGTTCATATGACAGCGTAGAaatctttattgaggaaagAACACTGGGGCCTCGAGTTATGATGCGTCCTTACAACCTTGTTTCGTGTGCTTTCGTGCTTTTATTGGTTTGTTTGATACAGATTTCCCTTGTACAACTATGTCTGGGAACTAAAGAAGCAGAAG ACAAGTGCCTTCAATACAGTAACAAGACCTGCAAAGATTGTATTGAACAGGATGGG TGTGCATTTTGTGAGGGGAGTAGCAAGTGTGTGAAATTTGATTCTGTAAAAAGCATAATGAATAAAGCTTGTGGAAGCCAGGATTGGAAATACAAGCAATGTGTGG tatctgGCAAAGTCCTGATCATTGCCATTCCAGTGGCAGGGTTTGTGGTACTGGTCGCATTAGGATGTTGTATCTACTGTTGCTGTTGCCGCAAGAAGAAGCTAAGAGG ACCTGGCAAAGAAGAAGCAAAGTGGCGTCGTCAGAGGGAGGAAATAGAGATTAAACACAAAGAAAG GCgtgaagagagaaagaagaagcaTGATGAAATCAGGAAGAAATATG gTCTCTACAGAAAAGATGCGGACTCAGAAGATGTGGAAGATGGCCGCTATCACCGATTTGACAATGCAGCTGTGGCATAA